The following are encoded together in the Aerococcus mictus genome:
- the pnuC gene encoding nicotinamide riboside transporter PnuC, translated as MQEQNKATKTLSLKECIHRALKPLNKVELAIIAFGFIVSLGFNLYGIITSLTSQEFDLNILMSLGMSIFGFLGTWTLAIQWQPTFIVNGIQNIFGIAAAAILGIYGDMFSSIYYLITEFVGHFSWAKRRDENGDLHVDQYFNLKIICQAVFFWTIGLGAFSYVLGGQQIVLDAITNGISFTAQQRQVTGHKDGYYLWLINDVLSVILWLQAGNLIVGFSYLGMLAQGIAGLIIWSKGKSSALEYENECTD; from the coding sequence ATGCAAGAACAAAACAAAGCCACTAAGACCCTGTCCTTAAAAGAATGTATTCACCGCGCCTTAAAACCACTCAACAAGGTAGAATTAGCTATCATCGCTTTTGGTTTTATCGTCTCCTTGGGATTTAATTTATATGGAATTATTACCAGTTTAACCAGCCAAGAATTTGACCTTAACATCCTTATGTCTCTAGGGATGAGTATCTTTGGATTTTTAGGCACTTGGACCTTAGCCATTCAATGGCAACCTACTTTTATTGTCAACGGGATTCAAAACATCTTCGGGATTGCCGCTGCCGCTATCCTAGGAATTTACGGAGATATGTTTTCATCTATTTACTATCTCATCACCGAATTTGTTGGCCACTTCAGTTGGGCTAAACGTCGTGACGAAAATGGTGACCTCCATGTGGACCAATACTTTAATTTAAAAATAATTTGCCAAGCGGTCTTCTTCTGGACCATTGGTTTGGGGGCTTTCTCCTATGTATTAGGTGGCCAACAAATTGTCTTAGACGCCATCACTAATGGGATTTCCTTTACTGCCCAACAACGCCAAGTGACTGGTCACAAGGACGGTTACTATCTCTGGTTAATTAACGATGTCCTTTCAGTAATTCTTTGGTTACAAGCAGGTAACCTGATCGTTGGTTTCTCCTACCTAGGCATGTTAGCTCAAGGGATTGCTGGTTTAATTATCTGGTCTAAAGGTAAGAGCTCTGCCTTAGAATACGAAAACGAATGCACCGACTAA
- a CDS encoding deoxynucleoside kinase, translating to MIVFAGTIGAGKSTYAGKLAEYLGTKVFYEPVEENPILDKYYQDPKKYAFSLQIYFLNQRFKNIKAAFFDNNNVLDRSIYEDELFTYLNVLNGNISEEEFDIYRDLLANMMEELDSLPKKAPDLLVFLDSSLDNAVKNIKKRGRVYEQPSSDNGLYDYYRQLHSHYGQWYADYDQSPKMRLNVDNYDIHRPQDAQIIFDSIDTYLEKIQ from the coding sequence GTGATAGTTTTTGCTGGAACCATCGGCGCAGGAAAATCGACCTATGCCGGAAAATTAGCTGAATATTTAGGCACAAAAGTATTTTACGAACCTGTCGAGGAAAACCCCATCCTTGATAAATATTACCAAGACCCCAAGAAATATGCCTTTTCCTTACAGATTTACTTTTTAAACCAACGCTTTAAAAATATTAAGGCAGCCTTTTTCGATAATAATAACGTTTTGGACCGTAGTATTTACGAAGACGAACTTTTCACCTATTTGAATGTCTTAAACGGGAATATCTCTGAAGAAGAGTTTGACATCTACCGTGACTTACTAGCCAATATGATGGAAGAATTAGACAGCTTACCTAAAAAGGCTCCTGACCTCCTAGTCTTTTTAGATAGTTCCCTAGACAACGCTGTCAAAAACATCAAAAAACGGGGCCGGGTTTATGAACAACCAAGTTCTGATAACGGCCTTTACGACTATTACCGTCAACTCCACAGCCACTATGGTCAATGGTATGCAGACTATGACCAATCACCTAAAATGCGGCTAAATGTGGATAATTATGACATTCATCGCCCCCAAGATGCCCAAATCATTTTCGATAGCATTGACACTTACTTAGAAAAAATTCAATAG
- a CDS encoding bifunctional 4-hydroxy-2-oxoglutarate aldolase/2-dehydro-3-deoxy-phosphogluconate aldolase: protein MAETFKERLGKEQLLPLYTVNDLGSVALAEAVLSENNLSFIEVTYRSDLASQAIQQLADRGKLVVGAGTVRDLDTAKDAIDHGAQFIVSPGLSTEVVNYCLKEDIPVFPGAVTPSEIMQAMDLGLDVVKFFPANVYGGMSAIKSLAGPFFDIQFIPTGGVNSDNFTDYLANDAVLAVGGSFILSEKEVLKDEGKTASEKLAALTKQLH from the coding sequence ATGGCAGAAACTTTTAAAGAACGATTGGGCAAAGAGCAACTCTTACCCTTATACACGGTCAATGACTTAGGGTCGGTAGCCTTAGCTGAGGCGGTTCTAAGCGAAAATAACTTATCCTTTATCGAAGTGACCTACCGCAGTGACCTGGCTTCTCAAGCCATTCAGCAATTGGCGGATAGAGGCAAATTAGTTGTGGGAGCAGGCACAGTCCGTGACTTGGATACCGCCAAGGACGCCATTGACCATGGCGCGCAATTTATTGTCAGTCCAGGTTTATCGACTGAAGTGGTCAACTATTGTTTGAAAGAAGATATTCCTGTTTTCCCCGGAGCAGTTACTCCAAGTGAAATCATGCAAGCCATGGACTTAGGCCTTGACGTGGTGAAATTCTTCCCAGCCAATGTCTATGGGGGGATGTCAGCGATTAAGTCTTTAGCAGGACCTTTCTTTGATATCCAATTCATACCCACTGGCGGGGTCAATAGTGACAACTTCACCGACTATTTAGCCAATGACGCCGTATTGGCAGTGGGGGGCTCCTTTATCTTGTCTGAAAAAGAGGTCTTAAAAGATGAAGGAAAGACAGCCTCAGAAAAATTAGCTGCCTTAACCAAGCAGCTCCACTAA
- a CDS encoding IS3 family transposase (programmed frameshift): MSKYSLEFKLNLVGDYIAKKGSYRTLANKAGIDPSILRRWVNNYYEFGVDGLKKRRTQQVYTVEFKLNAIELYESTEMSYRELANSLNMNNPSLIANWRRAYHERGLDGLSARKGRPPKVSKKKSQINQIKDSSETNQLSEAKIKELEQRITDLEIENKFLKGLRRRVAQKSQARKEEIVTEITRLHDEKYALKDILSVLKFPKSTYFYWKNKDEEIDKDADLKEEMKDIRETHKDYGYRRMRAELLSRGYKVSKNKVQRLMKIMGIQVTSYTRKTRKYNSYKGTIGEIAPNRINRRFDSTIPYQKITTDTTEFKYYYADDSGNYQTGKLYLDPYMDLFNREIISFKITHQPNGQSMLEGLQAAIEASKLCPYRRTFHSDQGWAYQMKSYTRLLKDHRIFQSMSRKGNCLDNSPMENFFSLLKQEVYYGRTYHSFEELAQAIEDFIIYYNGERIKEKLDFRSPIEFRLHHASFAA, encoded by the exons ATGTCTAAATATTCATTAGAATTTAAACTGAATTTAGTAGGAGACTATATTGCGAAAAAAGGAAGTTATCGAACCTTAGCTAATAAAGCAGGAATAGATCCTTCTATTTTACGAAGGTGGGTTAATAACTATTATGAATTTGGTGTAGATGGTTTAAAGAAAAGGCGGACTCAACAGGTTTATACTGTTGAATTCAAATTAAATGCGATAGAATTGTATGAAAGTACGGAAATGAGTTATCGCGAATTGGCCAATTCATTAAACATGAATAATCCAAGTCTAATCGCTAATTGGCGAAGAGCTTATCATGAAAGAGGACTTGATGGCCTTTCCGCGAGGAAAGGAAGGCCACCTAAAGTGTCTAAAAAGAAATCACAAATCAATCAAATAAAGGATAGCAGCGAAACCAATCAGTTAAGTGAAGCAAAAATAAAGGAACTTGAACAACGGATTACGGATTTAGAAATTGAGAACAAATTTTTAAAAGGATTGAGGAGACGTGTGGCTCAAA AGAGTCAAGCGAGAAAAGAAGAAATAGTGACCGAAATCACACGTCTCCATGATGAAAAATATGCTTTAAAAGATATTCTTAGCGTTTTAAAGTTTCCTAAATCGACCTACTTTTATTGGAAAAATAAAGATGAGGAAATTGATAAGGATGCCGATTTAAAAGAGGAAATGAAAGACATCAGAGAAACCCATAAGGATTATGGTTATCGAAGAATGCGAGCTGAACTGCTTTCCCGTGGTTATAAGGTCAGTAAAAACAAAGTTCAACGCCTAATGAAAATTATGGGGATACAGGTCACTAGCTATACTAGAAAGACAAGAAAATATAATTCCTACAAAGGAACGATTGGAGAGATAGCGCCAAATCGTATCAACCGGCGGTTTGATTCGACCATTCCTTATCAAAAAATAACAACAGACACAACAGAATTTAAATACTACTATGCCGATGATTCTGGGAATTATCAAACTGGAAAACTCTATTTAGATCCTTACATGGATCTATTTAATCGAGAAATTATTTCTTTTAAGATAACACATCAGCCTAATGGACAAAGCATGTTGGAGGGGCTACAAGCTGCCATTGAAGCAAGTAAATTATGTCCATACAGAAGAACCTTTCATTCTGATCAGGGCTGGGCCTATCAAATGAAAAGTTACACCCGGCTCTTGAAGGATCACCGAATTTTTCAAAGTATGTCTCGTAAAGGAAATTGCTTAGATAATTCGCCAATGGAGAATTTCTTTAGTCTACTAAAACAAGAAGTCTACTATGGTCGGACTTATCATTCCTTTGAAGAATTAGCACAAGCGATTGAAGATTTTATAATCTATTACAATGGTGAAAGAATCAAAGAAAAATTAGATTTTAGGAGTCCTATAGAATTTCGTCTTCATCACGCTTCTTTCGCCGCTTAA
- a CDS encoding YigZ family protein — MIEYRTIKCAGEHEIEIKKSRFICRIQRAYTKEEADAFVEEVRKEHYKATHNCVAYQIGERNEIQRALDDGEPSGTAGVPMLEVLKNMDLKNVACVVTRYFGGTKLGAGGLVRAYSGAVSEAVHQIGVVERRLQTQVDVTIDYSLNGSMAYWVENSPYSLLDTSYLEKVTYHLGVPSQEVDKVQEELTNLTAAQASFQIGEEVYVDVPVPVDTDQ; from the coding sequence ATGATTGAATACCGTACCATTAAATGTGCTGGTGAACATGAAATAGAAATCAAAAAATCACGCTTTATTTGTCGGATTCAGCGTGCCTACACGAAGGAAGAAGCCGACGCTTTTGTTGAAGAGGTGAGAAAAGAGCATTATAAGGCCACCCACAACTGTGTCGCCTACCAAATCGGTGAGCGTAATGAAATTCAAAGGGCCCTCGATGATGGTGAACCCAGCGGAACAGCTGGAGTGCCTATGCTGGAAGTCCTAAAAAATATGGATTTAAAAAACGTTGCCTGTGTGGTTACCCGGTATTTTGGGGGCACCAAATTGGGAGCTGGCGGTTTAGTCCGTGCCTATAGCGGTGCCGTTTCCGAAGCCGTCCACCAGATTGGTGTGGTTGAACGCCGCTTGCAAACCCAAGTCGATGTGACTATCGATTATTCCCTCAATGGTAGCATGGCTTACTGGGTGGAAAACTCCCCCTATTCTCTCTTAGATACCTCCTACTTAGAAAAAGTGACCTATCACTTAGGCGTCCCGAGTCAAGAAGTGGACAAGGTCCAAGAAGAACTCACCAACCTCACTGCTGCCCAAGCCAGTTTTCAGATTGGTGAAGAAGTCTATGTCGATGTGCCTGTCCCGGTCGATACTGATCAATAA
- a CDS encoding DEAD/DEAH box helicase, with the protein MQDLLLGRLLAANELPDDLDLSSIPSLPAIKAEGKQLICQRCFNHLAFQPNPCICDGPCFYCLNCLAFAKLRTCDRLYYDLDPHFYFKDLCREQTYLEWPGTLSLQQEQCAKQLLTSYQAGRDHLVWAVTGAGKTEMIFPLVDYALRQGQRIALATPRVDVCNELFPRFQAAFPDIDILLLHGKVDHPYRLSPLTIASTHQLLRFYQAFDLLIVDEVDAFPYHGDPLLEAASRRAVKDTGVRVELTATPSRDQQAAIKQEKVAASILPARYHRHPLPVPKHRWVGDWRQAIAKGRLPGVLGATIKSFLKKGESFLLFLPHIALMEELEKLLHKHFKGLSFTSVSSKDPDRIEKVAAMREKNYQFLLTTTILERGVTFPGIHVIVLGSEDRVFNTSSLVQIAGRVGRKPDQASGQVYFLHEGKTKDSLQAVKQIQWLNQEARKRGLIDE; encoded by the coding sequence GTGCAAGACTTACTTTTAGGACGGCTGCTGGCAGCGAATGAACTGCCAGATGACCTTGATTTAAGCAGTATTCCTAGTCTTCCAGCAATTAAAGCTGAGGGAAAGCAATTAATTTGCCAACGTTGTTTTAACCATTTGGCCTTTCAGCCTAATCCTTGCATTTGTGACGGCCCGTGCTTTTATTGTTTAAATTGCCTGGCCTTTGCCAAATTAAGAACCTGTGACCGGCTTTATTATGACTTAGACCCTCACTTTTACTTTAAAGACTTATGTCGGGAGCAAACTTACCTAGAATGGCCCGGGACCCTATCGCTCCAGCAAGAGCAGTGTGCTAAACAATTACTGACTTCCTATCAAGCGGGACGGGATCATTTGGTTTGGGCGGTCACTGGAGCAGGAAAAACAGAGATGATTTTTCCCTTAGTGGACTATGCCCTCCGCCAGGGTCAGCGCATCGCCTTGGCTACGCCTCGGGTCGATGTCTGTAATGAGTTATTCCCCCGCTTTCAAGCTGCCTTTCCGGATATTGATATTCTCCTTCTCCACGGCAAGGTAGACCATCCCTACCGCCTCAGCCCCTTGACTATTGCTTCGACCCACCAGTTACTGCGCTTTTACCAGGCCTTTGATCTTTTAATTGTTGATGAAGTCGATGCCTTCCCCTACCATGGTGACCCCTTATTAGAAGCAGCTAGTCGGCGAGCCGTCAAAGATACCGGCGTGCGGGTGGAACTCACGGCCACCCCTTCAAGAGACCAGCAAGCGGCTATCAAGCAGGAAAAAGTAGCCGCTTCTATCCTACCAGCCCGCTACCACCGCCATCCTCTTCCAGTTCCCAAGCACCGCTGGGTGGGCGACTGGCGCCAAGCCATTGCTAAGGGGCGCTTGCCGGGCGTATTAGGGGCAACCATCAAGTCTTTTTTGAAGAAGGGCGAATCTTTTTTACTTTTCCTTCCCCATATCGCCTTGATGGAAGAACTCGAAAAACTTCTCCATAAGCATTTTAAGGGGTTAAGCTTTACCAGTGTTTCCTCTAAAGACCCCGATCGGATTGAAAAGGTAGCCGCCATGCGTGAAAAGAATTATCAGTTTTTACTGACCACTACTATTTTAGAGCGGGGCGTGACCTTTCCCGGAATTCACGTCATTGTCTTAGGGAGTGAGGACCGGGTCTTTAACACCTCTTCCTTAGTTCAGATTGCTGGACGGGTAGGGCGAAAACCTGACCAAGCCAGCGGGCAGGTGTATTTCCTTCATGAGGGGAAAACCAAGGACAGCCTGCAAGCGGTCAAGCAGATTCAGTGGCTGAATCAAGAAGCTAGGAAGCGGGGCTTGATTGATGAGTGA
- a CDS encoding ComF family protein gives MSECLLCQESFQEKLSLKELFTWKSWEPIIICPTCQEAFHYLKGPRCQQCSREWEEGDYCPDCLTWQREDGWYFRNYSLCAYNAIFKDWLHTLKSKGDVRVAGLFTKELRKIKGDYPGYTWLAIPGSSAKFKKRGFHQSELILDQAGIAYQRLIHLAGSKKKQAQLNRQERLANQRQIERLTEGPLPQKILLFDDVYTTGATIHQVARFLESFGVEEITSLTLGR, from the coding sequence ATGAGTGAGTGCTTATTGTGTCAAGAAAGCTTTCAAGAAAAGCTTAGCTTAAAAGAACTCTTTACCTGGAAGAGCTGGGAGCCTATTATTATCTGTCCGACTTGCCAAGAGGCCTTTCATTATTTAAAGGGGCCGCGTTGTCAGCAATGTAGCCGGGAATGGGAAGAAGGGGACTACTGCCCTGACTGTTTGACCTGGCAAAGGGAGGATGGCTGGTACTTTCGTAATTACTCGCTCTGCGCCTATAATGCTATCTTTAAAGACTGGCTACATACCCTGAAAAGTAAGGGCGATGTCAGGGTGGCCGGCTTATTTACTAAAGAACTCAGGAAGATTAAAGGCGACTATCCCGGATACACCTGGTTAGCCATTCCTGGTTCAAGTGCAAAGTTTAAAAAGCGCGGTTTTCATCAAAGTGAGCTCATTTTGGACCAGGCGGGTATTGCCTACCAACGCTTAATCCACCTAGCTGGATCCAAAAAGAAACAGGCCCAGTTGAACCGCCAAGAGCGCTTAGCTAACCAACGTCAGATTGAACGCTTGACAGAAGGACCACTTCCTCAAAAAATTCTTCTCTTTGACGATGTCTATACAACCGGTGCGACGATCCACCAAGTGGCCCGTTTTTTAGAATCTTTTGGAGTAGAAGAAATTACTTCACTCACGCTGGGACGTTAG
- the hpf gene encoding ribosome hibernation-promoting factor, HPF/YfiA family, with protein sequence MFTYNVRGENIEITPAIRDYAENKISKIEKYFKDAPDTTVYVNAKVYQNGEAKAEVTVPLPRLTLRAEETSQDLYGSIDLVVDKLERQVKKYKTRINRKSREKGISDVMFTENNQEDSKDDNDSNIEIVRTKSIAVKPMSAEEAVLQMEMLGHSFFIYEDAESESVSLVYKRHNGKYGLIEIEKDIVNE encoded by the coding sequence ATGTTTACTTACAATGTTCGCGGAGAAAATATTGAAATCACTCCTGCTATCCGTGATTATGCAGAGAATAAGATTTCAAAAATCGAGAAATACTTTAAAGACGCTCCGGATACAACCGTCTATGTGAATGCCAAAGTCTACCAAAACGGAGAGGCTAAAGCAGAAGTTACCGTTCCCCTACCACGTTTAACCTTACGGGCTGAAGAAACCTCCCAAGACCTTTACGGTAGCATTGACTTAGTGGTTGATAAACTCGAACGCCAAGTGAAGAAATATAAAACTCGGATTAACCGCAAATCACGTGAAAAAGGCATTTCTGACGTGATGTTTACTGAAAACAATCAAGAAGACAGTAAAGATGACAATGACAGCAATATTGAAATTGTCCGTACCAAGAGTATTGCGGTAAAACCAATGAGCGCAGAAGAAGCGGTCTTACAAATGGAAATGTTAGGACACTCATTCTTTATTTATGAAGATGCTGAAAGTGAAAGCGTGTCCTTAGTTTATAAACGCCATAACGGTAAGTATGGTTTAATCGAAATCGAAAAAGACATCGTTAACGAATAA